From Blastochloris viridis, one genomic window encodes:
- a CDS encoding helix-turn-helix domain-containing protein: MSAKSPNPVDKHVGARVRMRRMMIGMSQERLGDSLGITFQQVQKYEKGTNRIGASRLQQISKTLGVPVSFFFEGAPEIDGSEVGFAEGSSPPYVSEFLSTAEGLSLTRAFTRIRDARVRRRIVELVEVLGEQNAELAN, translated from the coding sequence ATGTCTGCAAAGTCTCCCAATCCCGTTGATAAGCATGTCGGTGCCCGCGTTCGCATGCGCCGAATGATGATCGGGATGAGCCAAGAGCGCCTCGGGGATTCGCTCGGTATCACGTTTCAACAGGTGCAGAAGTACGAGAAGGGGACGAACCGGATCGGCGCCAGTCGGCTTCAGCAGATCTCCAAGACCCTCGGCGTGCCGGTGTCCTTCTTCTTTGAGGGCGCTCCCGAAATCGACGGGTCCGAGGTCGGTTTCGCAGAAGGGTCTTCGCCGCCCTACGTCTCTGAGTTCCTCTCCACGGCTGAAGGCCTGTCGCTGACCCGCGCCTTCACCCGCATCCGCGATGCCCGCGTGCGCCGCCGGATCGTCGAGCTGGTCGAGGTGCTTGGCGAGCAGAACGCCGAACTGGCGAATTGA